From Dictyoglomus sp., one genomic window encodes:
- a CDS encoding type 1 glutamine amidotransferase — MSIRKDYIENPSSKLKGKHVLILCAHEFEDVELLYPILRLSEEGAKVSVGVVSLKGPGFHTRPWWAEKPITGRFGTTVPIVVMGEGVRYNIIEISQAKPEDYDAVIIPGGFAPDFLRCDKNTLKLVADMYKMGKIVAAICHGPQVFISVDRNFGTDIIKGRKVTCWDAIVDDIINAGGDFEPLPARRDGNVITGRVPDSLPQFTQAIIEALSE; from the coding sequence ATGAGTATTAGGAAGGATTATATTGAAAATCCTAGTAGTAAGCTTAAAGGAAAGCACGTTTTAATATTATGTGCCCATGAATTTGAAGATGTCGAATTACTCTATCCAATTCTAAGATTAAGTGAGGAGGGGGCAAAAGTATCTGTTGGAGTAGTTTCCCTTAAAGGTCCAGGCTTTCACACAAGACCATGGTGGGCAGAAAAACCTATAACAGGAAGATTTGGAACAACAGTTCCCATAGTAGTCATGGGAGAAGGAGTGAGATACAATATAATCGAAATATCTCAAGCCAAACCAGAAGATTATGACGCGGTAATAATTCCAGGAGGCTTTGCTCCAGATTTTTTAAGATGTGATAAGAATACTTTAAAACTTGTTGCAGACATGTATAAAATGGGAAAAATTGTTGCTGCAATCTGTCATGGTCCTCAGGTCTTTATCTCTGTAGATAGAAATTTTGGAACAGATATTATAAAGGGAAGAAAAGTGACCTGTTGGGATGCTATAGTAGACGACATTATAAATGCAGGAGGAGATTTTGAACCCCTTCCTGCAAGAAGAGATGGAAATGTTATTACAGGAAGAGTTCCTGACTCTCTGCCTCAATTTACGCAGGCAATAATTGAAGCACTAAGTGAATAA
- a CDS encoding Gfo/Idh/MocA family oxidoreductase, with amino-acid sequence MEEKKVGFVSMGDVKGFSGDIPEIGIGILGYAFMGKAHVNAYKKIPYIYWPPSGIPKLVALCGRSEEKVKESARRYGFQKYYTNWKEMLEDPEVQIFDNSGPNNLHEEPCILALKLGKHVICEKPLARDSNEAKRMLETAMNSPGKNMVAFNYRFVPAIRLAKELIEEGTLGEIYHFRARYLQEWIMDPNFPLVWRLKKEISGSGALGDIGSHIIDLARFLVGEPKSVSAIVKTFIKERYSEKDPAKKEEVDVDDAFVALVEFKNGALGTLEASRFCAGRKNHQVIEINGSKGTLVFNLERMNELELYLNNERKEIRGFRNILVTESFHPFYDKWWPHGHIIGWEHTFVHELYHFIDCIVNNKPVEPYGATFLDGYRCAVICDAILESSERGRKIEINYEY; translated from the coding sequence ATGGAAGAGAAAAAAGTTGGATTTGTAAGTATGGGAGATGTAAAAGGATTCTCAGGAGATATTCCTGAAATTGGAATAGGAATTTTGGGCTATGCTTTCATGGGAAAAGCTCATGTCAATGCATATAAAAAAATCCCATACATTTATTGGCCTCCTTCAGGAATTCCAAAGCTTGTTGCTCTATGTGGAAGATCTGAGGAAAAAGTAAAGGAATCAGCAAGAAGATATGGCTTTCAAAAATACTATACCAACTGGAAAGAAATGCTAGAAGACCCAGAAGTACAAATTTTTGATAATAGTGGCCCTAACAATCTTCATGAGGAGCCGTGTATTTTAGCCTTGAAACTGGGAAAACATGTAATATGCGAAAAACCTCTAGCAAGAGACTCCAATGAGGCAAAAAGAATGCTCGAAACAGCAATGAATTCCCCTGGGAAAAATATGGTTGCCTTTAATTATAGATTTGTACCCGCTATAAGACTTGCAAAGGAATTAATTGAAGAGGGAACCCTAGGAGAAATTTACCATTTTAGAGCTAGATATCTTCAGGAATGGATTATGGATCCCAATTTTCCATTGGTTTGGAGACTGAAAAAAGAAATATCAGGAAGTGGAGCCTTAGGAGATATAGGTTCCCACATAATTGATCTTGCAAGATTTTTAGTAGGAGAGCCTAAAAGTGTAAGTGCTATAGTAAAAACTTTTATAAAAGAAAGATATTCTGAAAAAGATCCTGCGAAAAAGGAAGAAGTAGATGTAGATGATGCCTTTGTAGCATTGGTAGAGTTTAAAAATGGTGCCCTAGGAACCTTAGAGGCATCAAGGTTCTGTGCAGGAAGAAAGAACCATCAGGTTATTGAAATTAATGGCTCAAAGGGAACATTAGTTTTCAACTTGGAGAGAATGAACGAATTGGAATTATATCTCAATAATGAAAGAAAAGAGATTAGAGGATTTCGGAATATACTTGTTACGGAATCCTTTCATCCCTTTTATGATAAATGGTGGCCCCATGGACATATCATCGGATGGGAGCATACCTTTGTTCATGAACTTTATCATTTTATTGACTGTATTGTTAATAACAAGCCTGTAGAGCCTTATGGTGCTACTTTCTTAGATGGATATAGATGTGCAGTAATATGTGATGCTATATTAGAATCCTCTGAAAGGGGAAGGAAAATAGAGATAAATTACGAGTATTAA
- a CDS encoding LacI family transcriptional regulator — MKKVIKPPTMKDVAKLAGVSVSTVSHVINKTRHVEEETKKKVLSAIKELGYRPNIVARSLRKKTTHTVGLIVSNITNLFYPEVVRGVEDTLLNYKYNLILCNSDENIDKEREYIEVLYSKQVDGIIITPSKSTETRKNLEIFISQNIPVVLVDRRIKGIDTDVVLVDNISGTFLATEYLINLGHKRIGIITGPLDTTTGKERLEGYLQALDKNKIPRDDSLIKEGDFKRDGGYIKGKELLSLEDPPTAIISSNNLMTLGLISAIQELELKIPDDLSVISFDDMEWFKYFSPSITAIYQPSYELGKNAGLLLLERLRRRRKKAKEVILPTKLIIRESCAPPKKS; from the coding sequence ATGAAGAAAGTTATAAAACCACCAACCATGAAAGATGTAGCCAAGTTAGCAGGGGTATCAGTAAGCACTGTATCCCATGTGATAAATAAAACAAGACATGTGGAAGAGGAAACTAAAAAGAAAGTTCTCTCCGCTATAAAAGAATTGGGCTATAGACCTAACATCGTCGCAAGAAGCCTAAGAAAGAAAACTACCCATACCGTTGGCTTAATTGTCTCTAATATCACAAATCTCTTCTATCCTGAAGTGGTCAGAGGTGTTGAGGATACTTTGCTAAATTATAAGTATAACCTCATCCTCTGTAACTCCGATGAGAATATTGATAAGGAAAGAGAATATATTGAAGTTTTGTATAGCAAACAGGTGGATGGAATTATTATTACCCCAAGTAAAAGTACTGAAACAAGAAAAAATTTGGAAATCTTCATATCTCAAAATATCCCTGTGGTACTCGTGGACAGAAGAATAAAGGGAATAGATACCGATGTGGTACTAGTAGATAATATCTCGGGAACCTTCTTGGCAACAGAATACTTGATAAACCTTGGCCATAAAAGAATAGGAATCATTACAGGACCTTTGGATACTACAACAGGAAAGGAAAGACTGGAGGGATACCTTCAGGCATTAGATAAAAATAAAATCCCAAGAGATGATAGCTTAATAAAAGAAGGAGATTTTAAAAGAGATGGGGGATATATTAAGGGAAAAGAGCTCTTATCTTTGGAAGATCCACCAACAGCAATAATATCATCAAACAACCTTATGACATTGGGATTAATTTCAGCAATTCAGGAGCTGGAATTAAAAATCCCTGATGACCTCTCAGTTATATCCTTTGATGATATGGAATGGTTTAAATACTTCTCCCCTTCTATAACTGCTATATATCAACCTTCTTATGAACTTGGAAAAAATGCAGGTCTACTATTGCTTGAAAGATTGAGAAGACGAAGAAAAAAAGCAAAAGAAGTTATCTTACCTACTAAGCTTATAATTAGAGAGTCTTGTGCTCCACCTAAAAAATCTTGA
- the groES gene encoding co-chaperone GroES yields MKLRPIGDRVVVKVLEQEEKTKGGIVLPDTAKEKPQQGKVVAVGTGRILDNGQKVPLEIKEGDTVIFAKYAGTEVKIEGEEYLILSERDILAVVEK; encoded by the coding sequence ATGAAGCTCAGACCTATTGGTGATCGCGTTGTTGTTAAGGTATTGGAACAAGAAGAAAAAACGAAAGGGGGAATTGTATTACCAGATACCGCTAAAGAAAAACCTCAACAAGGTAAAGTTGTTGCTGTAGGGACAGGAAGGATCTTAGATAATGGTCAAAAAGTCCCTCTCGAGATCAAAGAGGGAGATACTGTGATTTTTGCTAAGTATGCAGGTACTGAAGTTAAGATTGAAGGAGAAGAATATTTGATTCTCAGCGAAAGAGATATTTTGGCAGTAGTTGAAAAATAA
- the groL gene encoding chaperonin GroEL (60 kDa chaperone family; promotes refolding of misfolded polypeptides especially under stressful conditions; forms two stacked rings of heptamers to form a barrel-shaped 14mer; ends can be capped by GroES; misfolded proteins enter the barrel where they are refolded when GroES binds), whose product MAAKIISLNMEARTALIRGLDTVADTVKITLGPRGRNVVLEKKFGAPVITNDGVTIAKEIDLEDPFENMGAQLVKEVASKTNDVAGDGTTTATVLAQALVHEGLKSVVAGANPMYVKRGIEKAVEAVVEELKKIARPVETKEDIAHVAAISANNDEEIGQLIADAMDKVGKDGVITVEESQGIGTTLEVVEGMQFDRGYISPYMITDAERMEAVLEEPYILITDRKISAVNDIIPILEKVVQTGKPLVIIAEDVEGEALATLVVNKLRGVLQSLAVKAPGFGDRRKAMLQDIAILTGGEFISEETGIKLENVTLNMLGRAEKVRANKDKTTIVGGKGNRKDIEARIAQIRKQLEETDSEFDREKLQERLAKLAGGVAVIKAGAATEVELKEKKHRIEDALSATKAAVEEGIVPGGGVALIRAMKALDNVKVNNEDEKIGVDIVRRVLDVPLKLIANNAGKEGSIIAEKVKEMDGPMGYDAARDRFVNMFEAGIVDPCKVTRSALQNAASIAALVLTTEGLVAEKPEKEKQTPPPPPEY is encoded by the coding sequence ATGGCAGCTAAAATTATAAGTTTAAATATGGAAGCACGAACTGCTTTAATCAGAGGATTAGATACTGTTGCAGATACTGTAAAGATAACCTTAGGACCTAGAGGAAGAAATGTAGTATTGGAGAAAAAATTTGGAGCACCTGTCATAACTAATGATGGAGTAACCATTGCGAAGGAAATTGATCTTGAAGATCCTTTTGAAAATATGGGAGCTCAGCTTGTTAAAGAAGTTGCTTCTAAAACTAACGATGTAGCTGGAGATGGTACAACTACAGCAACAGTTCTAGCTCAAGCTTTAGTTCATGAGGGATTGAAGAGTGTTGTTGCAGGTGCTAATCCAATGTACGTAAAAAGAGGAATCGAAAAAGCAGTTGAAGCAGTAGTCGAAGAGTTAAAGAAGATTGCAAGACCTGTTGAGACAAAAGAGGATATTGCTCATGTAGCTGCAATTTCTGCTAATAATGATGAAGAAATTGGACAATTAATTGCAGATGCCATGGACAAAGTAGGAAAAGATGGAGTAATAACTGTTGAAGAATCTCAAGGTATTGGAACTACCCTTGAGGTTGTAGAAGGAATGCAATTTGATAGAGGATATATTTCTCCTTATATGATTACTGATGCAGAAAGAATGGAAGCAGTATTAGAAGAACCTTACATTCTCATAACTGATAGAAAAATTAGCGCAGTAAACGATATTATACCAATCTTAGAAAAAGTAGTACAAACTGGAAAACCTTTAGTAATTATTGCAGAGGATGTAGAAGGTGAAGCATTAGCTACCCTTGTAGTAAATAAACTTCGTGGAGTATTACAATCTCTTGCAGTAAAAGCACCTGGATTTGGAGATAGAAGAAAAGCTATGCTTCAGGATATAGCTATTTTAACAGGTGGAGAGTTTATCTCTGAAGAAACAGGAATAAAATTAGAGAATGTAACCCTTAATATGCTTGGAAGAGCAGAAAAAGTTAGAGCTAATAAAGATAAAACAACAATTGTTGGAGGTAAAGGAAATAGAAAAGATATCGAAGCAAGAATTGCTCAAATAAGGAAACAATTAGAAGAGACCGATTCCGAATTTGATAGGGAAAAGCTACAAGAAAGACTTGCAAAGTTAGCAGGAGGAGTAGCAGTGATTAAGGCAGGAGCTGCAACAGAAGTAGAATTAAAAGAAAAGAAACATAGAATAGAAGATGCGCTTTCTGCCACAAAAGCTGCAGTTGAAGAGGGAATTGTGCCTGGTGGTGGGGTAGCATTAATTAGAGCAATGAAGGCACTAGATAATGTGAAAGTTAATAATGAAGATGAGAAAATTGGCGTAGATATAGTAAGAAGAGTTTTAGATGTACCATTAAAGTTAATAGCAAATAATGCTGGTAAAGAAGGATCAATTATTGCTGAAAAAGTTAAAGAGATGGATGGACCTATGGGATACGATGCTGCAAGAGACAGATTTGTAAATATGTTTGAGGCAGGAATTGTAGATCCATGTAAAGTAACAAGATCTGCTCTTCAAAATGCTGCAAGTATTGCAGCCTTAGTGTTAACTACTGAAGGACTTGTTGCTGAAAAACCTGAAAAGGAAAAACAAACTCCACCTCCACCACCTGAGTACTAA
- a CDS encoding glycosyltransferase family 4 protein: MKIAFFTINYLPNTGGAAISVETYRKALEELGDEVYVFAPKYPPWFPPYNDSKRIFRYPALFIKSINPHPIPLPFTFFIEDFFRKQNFNIIHTHHPYIIGKTALKLSKKYKIPLVFTYHTLYHKYVHYIPLFPQKIKEKIAIITSINFTNKVDLVIAPSSEIKEMISNLGTKTRIEVLPTGLDLSLWERADREKFLSDKPWRNKKILLYTGRLAKEKNLEFLLNSLAPLLRRREDTVLLIVGDGDERKNLENLRNRLLLRNKVFFLGWFPREKLVDFYTSAHIFVFPSITETQGLVTLEAMAGGCAIVAVDATGTKSLVSDGVEGFLSPLNSQIFSQKVEILLDNPDLLYRMKTNAKAKAQNFSIKNLAKKLQEFYREIVKEREK, translated from the coding sequence GTGAAAATAGCCTTTTTTACTATAAATTACCTTCCAAATACTGGTGGAGCAGCGATATCTGTTGAAACCTATAGAAAAGCATTAGAAGAGTTAGGAGATGAGGTCTATGTTTTTGCTCCTAAATATCCTCCTTGGTTTCCTCCCTATAATGATTCTAAAAGAATTTTTAGATATCCTGCTCTTTTTATAAAAAGTATAAATCCTCATCCTATACCTCTTCCTTTTACCTTCTTCATAGAAGATTTTTTTAGAAAACAAAATTTTAACATCATTCACACCCACCATCCTTATATTATTGGGAAAACTGCTTTAAAGTTGTCGAAAAAATATAAAATTCCCCTTGTTTTTACTTATCATACTTTATATCACAAATATGTCCATTATATTCCTCTTTTTCCTCAGAAAATAAAAGAAAAAATTGCAATAATTACAAGTATAAATTTTACAAACAAAGTAGACTTGGTCATAGCTCCTTCCTCTGAAATAAAAGAAATGATAAGTAACTTAGGAACAAAAACAAGAATAGAAGTATTGCCTACTGGTCTTGATTTATCTTTATGGGAGAGGGCAGATAGAGAGAAATTTTTATCTGATAAACCTTGGAGAAATAAAAAAATTCTTCTTTATACAGGAAGATTGGCAAAGGAAAAAAATCTTGAATTTTTGCTTAATTCTTTAGCTCCTCTTCTTAGAAGAAGAGAAGATACTGTTCTTCTTATTGTAGGAGATGGGGATGAAAGAAAAAATCTTGAAAATCTAAGGAATAGACTTTTATTAAGAAATAAAGTTTTTTTCTTAGGATGGTTCCCTAGGGAGAAATTAGTAGATTTTTATACCTCTGCTCATATATTTGTATTTCCTTCTATTACAGAAACTCAAGGATTAGTTACTTTAGAAGCTATGGCAGGTGGATGTGCAATCGTTGCAGTAGATGCTACAGGAACAAAAAGTCTTGTTTCTGATGGTGTAGAAGGATTCTTATCCCCTCTTAATTCTCAAATTTTTTCTCAGAAAGTTGAGATTCTTCTTGATAATCCAGATCTTCTTTACAGGATGAAAACTAATGCAAAGGCAAAAGCTCAAAATTTTTCCATTAAGAATTTAGCGAAGAAATTGCAAGAATTTTATAGAGAAATTGTGAAAGAAAGAGAAAAATAG
- a CDS encoding glycosyltransferase family 4 protein, with amino-acid sequence MKITVNIISEALAWDVKGQGVYTASLSLIEALKRREELEVNINGRGLYDIAHLHTPGPYAVSKGMISGRRLVISAHVIPASLIGSLVLVNIWLPFFTQYLKYYYNLADCVIAVSPKVKEELENLGIKAPIYFVPNPVNLERFYPSIEKKKRIREKLGISMLDFVAVSSGQIQPRKGIDTFIEVARKLPDVKFVWVGGQPFSVLTAGFIELQEKIKNAPSNVIFTGIVPYEEMPDYYNLGDVFFFPSYQENLPMAVLEASSCGLPLLLRDILEYKEPFGGFFIPAKNDSEFLGYLLKLKEDKTFYMEYKERALQLSKNYSLDNIGNKVLEIYKEVLKNPPRYKRDWITLEKMREEGKKIWKYLGYPNVKRRRELGKWKELE; translated from the coding sequence ATGAAAATCACAGTCAATATAATCTCTGAAGCTTTAGCATGGGATGTTAAGGGACAAGGAGTATATACTGCAAGTTTGTCCCTTATAGAAGCTTTAAAGAGAAGAGAAGAATTAGAAGTAAATATAAACGGTAGAGGACTGTACGATATTGCTCATCTTCATACTCCTGGTCCCTATGCGGTAAGTAAAGGGATGATTTCTGGAAGAAGACTAGTTATTTCAGCCCATGTAATTCCTGCATCTTTAATTGGAAGTCTTGTTCTTGTAAATATCTGGCTTCCATTTTTTACGCAATATTTAAAATATTATTATAATTTAGCTGATTGTGTAATAGCTGTTTCTCCTAAGGTTAAAGAAGAATTGGAAAATCTTGGAATAAAAGCTCCTATCTATTTTGTACCAAACCCTGTAAATTTGGAGAGATTTTATCCCTCTATTGAAAAAAAGAAAAGAATAAGAGAAAAATTAGGTATTTCTATGTTAGATTTTGTGGCTGTAAGTTCAGGACAAATTCAACCAAGAAAAGGTATCGATACTTTTATTGAGGTTGCAAGGAAATTACCTGATGTAAAATTTGTATGGGTAGGAGGACAACCCTTTTCAGTTCTTACTGCAGGATTTATTGAGCTCCAAGAAAAGATCAAAAATGCTCCTTCTAATGTGATTTTTACAGGAATTGTTCCCTATGAAGAAATGCCTGATTATTACAATTTAGGTGATGTGTTTTTCTTTCCTTCTTATCAAGAAAATCTTCCTATGGCAGTATTAGAGGCTTCATCCTGTGGTCTTCCTCTTCTTTTAAGGGATATCTTGGAATATAAGGAACCTTTTGGTGGTTTCTTTATTCCTGCGAAGAATGATAGTGAATTTTTAGGATATTTATTAAAATTGAAAGAAGATAAGACCTTTTATATGGAATATAAAGAAAGAGCTTTACAATTATCGAAAAATTATAGTTTAGATAATATTGGTAATAAAGTATTAGAGATTTACAAAGAAGTACTAAAAAATCCTCCAAGATATAAAAGAGATTGGATAACTTTGGAAAAAATGAGAGAAGAAGGAAAAAAGATTTGGAAATACCTGGGATATCCTAATGTTAAAAGAAGGAGAGAATTGGGGAAATGGAAAGAATTAGAGTAA
- a CDS encoding sugar phosphate isomerase/epimerase, producing MKIGIFTVLYNEKPIEEVAQYVSSLGYEMVELSAWKGSNHLDIDKVVSDREYVKKLKNTLEKYNLKISAVSNHLEGQLVLGPLDESTDDWAPSKNPEEKIKYGMERMIETARAVSILCEEGIQERPIVNGFTGSHVWEKWYIFPPKNEEIYERAWDLFAERWNKILDKFKEYGVKFALEVHPTEIAYNIETAEKALKVLEERPEFGFNFDPSHFVWQFIDPVIFIKRLGKRIFHVHAKDSELQEDELPRSGVIPTGSWMRPDRGFRFRVPGWGNVNWKRIITALVTVGYDYVLSYEHEDPVMSREDGCEKCIQFLKPLIIKAPLKEVWW from the coding sequence ATGAAAATTGGTATTTTTACGGTCCTCTATAACGAAAAACCTATAGAGGAAGTAGCTCAATATGTTTCTTCTCTTGGATATGAGATGGTAGAGCTTTCTGCTTGGAAAGGAAGTAACCATCTTGATATTGATAAAGTAGTTTCTGATAGAGAATATGTTAAAAAATTAAAAAATACCTTGGAAAAATATAACTTAAAAATTTCTGCAGTATCTAACCATTTAGAAGGACAATTGGTCTTAGGTCCCTTAGATGAATCTACAGATGATTGGGCTCCCTCAAAGAATCCAGAGGAAAAAATAAAGTATGGTATGGAAAGAATGATAGAAACGGCTCGAGCAGTATCTATACTTTGTGAAGAGGGAATTCAGGAAAGGCCAATAGTAAATGGATTTACAGGCTCCCATGTATGGGAGAAGTGGTATATATTTCCTCCAAAGAATGAGGAAATTTATGAAAGAGCTTGGGATCTCTTTGCAGAAAGATGGAATAAAATATTGGATAAATTCAAAGAATATGGAGTAAAGTTTGCTCTTGAAGTTCATCCAACAGAAATAGCATATAATATTGAGACTGCAGAAAAAGCTTTAAAAGTATTAGAAGAAAGACCTGAATTTGGTTTTAATTTTGATCCCTCCCATTTTGTTTGGCAGTTTATTGATCCTGTAATTTTTATAAAAAGATTAGGAAAAAGGATCTTTCATGTACATGCTAAGGATTCTGAACTTCAAGAAGACGAGCTTCCGAGATCTGGGGTAATTCCTACAGGTTCTTGGATGAGACCTGATAGAGGATTTAGATTTCGAGTGCCAGGATGGGGAAATGTTAATTGGAAAAGAATAATTACTGCCCTTGTTACTGTAGGATATGACTATGTTCTATCTTATGAACATGAAGATCCTGTCATGTCTCGAGAAGATGGCTGTGAAAAATGTATCCAATTTTTAAAACCTTTGATCATTAAAGCTCCTCTAAAAGAAGTTTGGTGGTAG
- a CDS encoding glycosyltransferase family 4 protein yields MERIRVNLIFKPGIPSARKKGGGDQTACLMLYSALKRRDDVEVFLNGTTKEEPFDIVHFHSFGDVFFRYARKEYQDRIIFTAHVIPDTMIGSAILADKWKGVFSQYLLLIYNQARVVIAVSPFEAEKLREMGVKSEIVVIPNGIDLREFKKDKELRIKTRKEYGIEDEEIVFLSVGHLIKRKGFDTFVKMAEKFPEYRFVWVGDIPFSFLSGGFAEVKRIKENPPKNLIFTGGKPHEELPKFYNMADIFFFPSRQENFSVAVLEAASCGLPLLLRDLPEYKEPLADSYIAGNEENFEEKIRLLAENEELREEYSKRALELAKKYDIDRIAEETVNLYKRILEKS; encoded by the coding sequence ATGGAAAGAATTAGAGTAAATCTTATTTTTAAACCAGGAATTCCTTCCGCTCGTAAAAAAGGCGGTGGAGACCAAACTGCATGTCTTATGCTTTATTCTGCTCTTAAAAGAAGAGATGACGTAGAAGTATTTTTAAATGGAACTACTAAGGAAGAGCCTTTTGATATAGTACATTTTCATTCCTTTGGAGATGTTTTCTTTAGATATGCAAGAAAGGAATATCAAGATAGGATTATATTCACAGCTCATGTAATACCAGATACTATGATAGGAAGTGCAATATTGGCGGATAAATGGAAGGGAGTATTTTCACAATATCTTCTCCTTATATACAATCAAGCAAGAGTTGTTATTGCAGTTTCTCCTTTTGAGGCAGAAAAATTAAGAGAAATGGGTGTAAAATCTGAAATTGTAGTTATTCCTAATGGAATAGATCTTAGAGAGTTTAAAAAAGATAAGGAATTAAGAATAAAAACAAGAAAAGAATATGGAATAGAAGATGAAGAAATTGTCTTTCTTTCTGTAGGTCATCTTATTAAAAGAAAAGGATTTGATACTTTTGTAAAAATGGCAGAAAAATTTCCCGAATATAGATTCGTTTGGGTAGGAGATATTCCATTTTCCTTCTTAAGCGGAGGATTTGCTGAAGTAAAAAGAATAAAAGAAAATCCCCCTAAAAATTTAATCTTTACTGGCGGAAAACCTCATGAAGAACTGCCAAAATTTTATAATATGGCGGATATATTTTTCTTTCCATCTCGACAGGAAAATTTTAGTGTTGCTGTTTTAGAGGCAGCATCCTGCGGTCTTCCACTTCTTTTACGAGATCTTCCAGAATATAAAGAGCCTCTTGCTGATTCCTATATTGCAGGGAATGAGGAGAACTTTGAAGAAAAAATTAGACTTCTTGCAGAAAATGAAGAACTGAGAGAAGAATATTCAAAAAGGGCATTAGAACTTGCAAAAAAATATGACATAGATAGAATTGCTGAAGAAACTGTCAATCTTTATAAAAGAATATTAGAAAAGTCGTGA
- a CDS encoding anthranilate synthase component I family protein yields the protein MFNFKIPENLEGYDYFPLVFDLPGDWETPVSLISKVKNEEYFFLLESAEGGEKIGRYSFLSWRPKKIFSFPYNYSNDILSELSLQFPPSRIYQEKELPRFLGGIVGFISYDLIRQWEKLPDSTEDNLSFPLASFQLTDFLIVFDHLKRKISIILLISKNELKNKDVLREYREKIREILDIFNRSPQRSNPYNLTFPLESFTSENEYKEMVKKALEYIREGEIFQVVLSQRFHTRYPLDPYLLYRALRFINPSPYMFFLRFKDIYLIGASPEALVRVEKGKGEVRPIAGTRPRGNDPLEDELLEKELINNEKERAEHIMLLDLGRNDLGRVAEIGSVKVEELMKIEKYSHVMHLVSTVSCKVKENIHPLEVLRACFPAGTVSGAPKIRAMEIIEELEKFKRGPYAGGIGYLSFDGNLDTCITIRSFFLKGEDLYLQVGAGIVYDSDPKKEYEETINKAKALFEAIKISGGLDYAFTY from the coding sequence TTGTTTAATTTTAAAATTCCAGAAAACTTAGAAGGCTATGATTACTTTCCTTTAGTTTTCGATCTTCCAGGAGACTGGGAGACCCCAGTAAGTCTTATTTCTAAAGTAAAAAACGAAGAATACTTTTTTCTCTTAGAAAGTGCAGAGGGTGGAGAAAAGATAGGAAGATACTCTTTCTTAAGCTGGAGACCTAAAAAGATTTTTTCTTTTCCATATAACTATTCTAATGATATACTTTCGGAGCTTTCTTTACAATTTCCTCCTTCTAGAATATATCAAGAAAAGGAATTACCAAGATTCTTAGGGGGTATAGTAGGATTTATAAGCTATGATTTAATAAGGCAGTGGGAAAAACTTCCTGATTCTACTGAAGATAATTTGAGTTTTCCTTTAGCCTCTTTTCAGCTTACTGATTTTCTTATAGTTTTTGACCATCTAAAGAGAAAGATAAGTATCATTCTTTTAATATCTAAGAATGAGCTTAAGAATAAAGATGTTTTAAGGGAGTATAGGGAAAAGATTAGAGAAATTTTAGATATTTTTAATCGTTCTCCTCAGAGGAGTAATCCTTATAACTTAACTTTTCCTTTAGAATCTTTTACTTCAGAAAATGAATACAAGGAAATGGTTAAAAAAGCATTAGAGTATATCAGAGAAGGAGAGATATTTCAGGTGGTTCTCTCTCAAAGATTTCACACGAGATATCCTTTAGATCCTTATCTTCTTTATAGAGCATTAAGATTTATAAATCCTTCCCCATATATGTTCTTTCTTCGCTTTAAAGATATTTATTTAATTGGTGCTTCTCCTGAAGCCCTAGTTCGAGTGGAAAAGGGAAAAGGTGAAGTAAGACCCATAGCAGGAACAAGACCGCGAGGAAATGATCCCTTAGAAGATGAACTCTTAGAAAAGGAATTGATAAATAATGAAAAGGAAAGAGCAGAGCATATTATGCTTTTAGATCTAGGAAGAAATGATCTTGGAAGGGTTGCAGAAATAGGCAGTGTTAAAGTGGAAGAATTAATGAAGATTGAGAAATATTCTCATGTAATGCATCTTGTGAGTACTGTATCTTGTAAGGTTAAAGAAAATATTCATCCTCTAGAAGTTTTAAGAGCTTGTTTTCCTGCAGGAACAGTTTCAGGGGCTCCCAAAATAAGAGCTATGGAAATAATAGAGGAATTAGAAAAATTTAAAAGAGGGCCATATGCAGGGGGTATAGGTTATCTTTCCTTTGATGGAAACTTAGATACTTGTATAACTATTAGAAGTTTCTTTTTAAAAGGGGAAGACTTATATCTTCAAGTTGGGGCAGGAATTGTTTATGATTCAGATCCCAAAAAGGAATATGAAGAGACAATAAATAAAGCTAAGGCACTTTTTGAGGCTATAAAAATTTCAGGGGGGTTAGATTATGCTTTTACTTATTGA